In Humulus lupulus chromosome 6, drHumLupu1.1, whole genome shotgun sequence, a single genomic region encodes these proteins:
- the LOC133785782 gene encoding uncharacterized protein LOC133785782 encodes MVKHFFTHCDLPASINAANLVLLPKREQPSSINDYRPIALCNVAYKIISKLLANRLRPLLPILVSPMQSAFVKGRVIHDNSMVVQEILHSMQHKRNKDGYFLVKLDMEKAYDRLDWHFLKAVLSNWGFHDTFVGWIMKCVSTSTFSLLLNGAKAGNLTPSRGLRQDDPLSPALFIIATDVLSRLLLRAESQRKIFGIKVARRGNPITHLLFADDIVLFGRASEREAQNLMECMDIFCSWSGEKVSKSKSAVHFSKSVPNAKRMALAEFLQMLRVKGDCPHLGLPLLASRSRAKDLRFILDKVNNCVQGWKANMLSKAGRSTLVQAVGSSLISYVAASRPMPCSLHESVDKALRSFWWGDTTNKRRMHTLSWGKLCMPKLSGGLGFRTSKTTNEAFMAKRAWEILVGKQGIWHDLIWAKYLKEVSILSYMPKQNDSRLWKGIMRSVSLLKKGLGRRIGNGNSTSIWYDNWLPTTPHRPVPLMDASYGVSWVSQFIENKMWNVAKLSQWFAKEDMERITKINIPMEDKEDNWIWLHDPIGNFSIRSAFTMPFVGQSQGAEWKCIWKSKIHTRLKHLWWKIVADALPTSVRLAQLMDVRTSCCLFCGEAEETSFHLFWKCNWIAKLWFANLYGLRTEQTGIENWRDWFSFFDCHHNMPAPLGFEEFFIQASFLVDIIWRERNAIAHGSTPTSFIVLCTRYSGRLAEWNMDSCSPKESQPRWFPPPLNWLCFSSDVAISENGTTLVAVCRDSSDSIITIITEVVQEMDPTRAEALALLLVARSAVQQASTPYIFQSDCKTVVDVFQKNSMVEAPNLSDIKLKFQGYCAKLCHWECSKIDRAVNFMAHNSAKFAHHYNLVGKMDISKWGDDILNDYKAWIPP; translated from the coding sequence ATGGTGAAGCATTTTTTTACCCATTGTGATCTCCCGGCTTCAATTAATGCAGCCAACCTGGTTCTTTTGCCAAAGAGGGAGCAGCCGAGTTCCATCAATGACTATAGGCCAATCGCCTTATGTAATGTGGCCTATAAGATCATTTCGAAGTTACTAGCTAACAGATTGAGACCATTACTTCCGATACTAGTATCTCCTATGCAATCTGCATTTGTAAAAGGGAGAGTTATTCATGACAACTCTATGGTGGTCCAAGAGATTCTCCATTCAATGCAACACAAAAGAAATAAAGACGGATACTTCTTGGTGAAGCTTGATATGGAAAAGGCCTATGATAGATTGGATTGGCACTTCTTGAAGGCGGTGTTATCAAACTGGGGTTTTCATGATACTTTTGTGGGATGGATCATGAAATGTGTCTCTACATCAACCTTTTCTCTGCTGCTTAATGGGGCAAAAGCTGGTAACTTAACCCCTTCCAGAGGTCTGAGGCAAGACGACCCGCTATCCCCAGCCCTGTTCATCATAGCCACAGATGTCCTTTCTAGATTGCTACTAAGAGCCGAGAGTCAACGTAAAATCTTCGGCATCAAAGTGGCTAGAAGAGGTAATCCAATTACGCATCTCCTGTTTGCTGATGATATTGTACTATTTGGAAGGGCATCTGAAAGGGAAGCTCAAAATCTTATGGAATGTATGGATATATTCTGTTCTTGGTCCGGGGAGAAGGTGAGTAAATCAAAATCTGCGGTTCACTTCTCTAAGAGCGTCCCAAATGCTAAGAGAATGGCGTTAGCGGAATTCCTCCAAATGCTGAGGGTCAAGGGAGACTGTCCCCACCTCGGTCTTCCCCTCCTCGCGTCCAGATCGAGAGCTAAAGATTTGCGCTTCATTCTTGATAAAGTTAATAACTGTGTGCAAGGATGGAAAGCGAATATGTTATCTAAGGCAGGAAGATCAACTCTGGTTCAAGCTGTGGGGTCTTCTCTAATTTCTTATGTTGCAGCATCAAGACCAATGCCTTGCTCATTACATGAGTCAGTGGATAAGGCTCTTCGCTCTTTTTGGTGGGGGGATACAACAAATAAGAGAAGAATGCATACTTTGTCTTGGGGGAAGCTTTGTATGCCGAAACTATCAGGAGGTTTGGGTTTCAGAACTTCAAAAACCACCAATGAAGCATTCATGGCAAAGAGAGCTTGGGAAATTTTAGTAGGGAAGCAAGGCATTTGGCACGATCTAATCTGGGCTAAGTACTTAAAGGAAGTGAGTATTCTTAGCTATATGCCAAAACAAAACGACTCTCGTTTATGGAAGGGGATCATGCGCTCGGTGAGCTTGTTGAAAAAAGGTCTTGGTAGAAGAATTGGCAATGGGAATTCTACCTCCATCTGGTATGACAATTGGCTCCCAACTACACCACATAGGCCAGTCCCTCTTATGGATGCCTCTTATGGAGTCAGTTGGGTTAGCCAATTCATTGAGAACAAAATGTGGAATGTGGCAAAACTGTCCCAGTGGTTTGCTAAGGAGGACATGGAGAGAATCACCAAAATCAACATTCCTATGGAGGATAAGGAGGATAATTGGATATGGTTGCACGACCCTATTGGTAATTTCTCAATCAGGTCAGCTTTCACCATGCCATTCGTAGGTCAATCTCAAGGGGCGGAGTGGAAATGTATTTGGAAAAGCAAAATACATACAAGACTAAAACACCTGTGGTGGAAAATTGTGGCGGATGCTCTCCCAACCTCTGTGCGTCTGGCCCAACTTATGGATGTAAGGACATCGTGCTGCCTTTTCTGCGGGGAAGCTGAAGAAACCTCGTTTCACCTGTTTTGGAAATGCAACTGGATAGCTAAGTTGTGGTTTGCCAATCTTTATGGGCTTCGCACAGAACAAACAGGTATTGAAAACTGGCGGGACTGGTTCTCCTTCTTTGATTGTCATCACAATATGCCCGCCCCTCTTGGCTTTGAGGAGTTCTTCATTCAAGCCTCATTTCTTGTGGATATCATTTGGAGGGAGAGAAATGCTATCGCCCATGGATCAACCCCCACGTCATTTATAGTATTATGCACTAGATACAGTGGGCGCTTAGCCGAATGGAACATGGACTCTTGTTCTCCAAAGGAGTCTCAGCCTAGGTGGTTTCCACCACCACTCAACTGGCTATGCTTTTCATCGGATGTGGCTATCTCAGAGAACGGCACAACCTTAGTAGCAGTGTGCCGTGATTCATCAGACTCAATCATCACGATTATCACAGAAGTTGTCCAGGAAATGGACCCCACGAGAGCTGAAGCCTTGGCTCTCTTGCTTGTCGCTCGGTCCGCAGTACAACAAGCCTCTACACCATACATATTCCAAAGTGACTGCAAGACAGTAGTGGATGTTTTCCAGAAGAATTCTATGGTTGAAGCTCCTAATCTGAGCGATATTAAACTCAAATTCCAGGGGTACTGTGCAAAACTTT